The genome window AAAAGAAATGGCCGATTTTGCCGGAACGACTGAAGAGCAGGTTACTCGTGTGATTTCGAGTTTGAAGAGAGAGGAATTGATAAAAACAGTCGGAAAGAAAATTGGATTACAGAAAATAAGTAAAATGCAGTCGGAAATTATGGAGCATAAGTATGTCTAAGTAGTTTTTTGATTATGCATTAGATTTAAAAGCCTTTTTTGGGCTTTTTTTTATGGAAATAAATATCGTTTCTTTAGAATTTGAAATTATTTTTTTCTCATAGGTAGTTTATAAGTAAAAGGTTTAGACAAAATAGAAGTATCATAAAACTAGTAAATACGGTACTTTTAAAAAAAAAATTGCGAAAACGCAGTAAATTTTTTGCCATCAGAATATTTTTTGCTGCGTAAAAAAGAGGTTTTAAGCTGTAAAAAACAAATACGTAAGTATAAATACGTATGTATATTTGCTTCATACTAATCAAAACCTATTTATCATGCAAAAGATTACAAGGACATTACAAAAAATAAAAGCATTAAAAAACGGTAAAAATTCAAGATCAATTTTATTAGGCGCTGCCATACTTCTTGGTTCATCTGCTGCAAATGCACAGCTGACTGCTACAGGACAATTCAGACCAAGAACAGAGTTCAGAGACGGATACAGTACATTGCAGGCAAAAGATGCAGAGACTGCAGCTTTCATTTCACAAAGAACAAGATTAAATGTTGGATTCACAGGATACAGATTCAAATTTTTTGCAGCTATTCAGGATGTTCGTGTTTGGGGACAGGATGCTTCAACAATTAATAGAGTAACAACCGCTGAGAACAACGGAGTACAATTACACGAAGCTTGGGGGGAAATTATGCTGAACGACACAATAAGCAGCATTCAAAATCTTTCTTTAAAAATTGGACGTCAGGAAATTTCATATGATGACCAAAAGGTCATTGGAGGTCTTGACTGGTTACAGCAGGCACGTTACCACGATGCGGTTGTCCTGAAATATTTCAACAAAGGATGGACTGCCGATTTTGGAGCCGCATTTAACCAAAACAAAGAATTATTAGCAGGTACAATTTATAATGGTGTTCCGGCAGCAACATCAGGCTATACGGCTGGTACAAACGGTTTAGGGACGAATTACAAATCACTTGAATATGTTTATCTGGCTAGAAAGTTTTTCTTTGGAGATATTTCCTTTTTATTCCTTAGCGATAACTTCAATAAATATACCAATGTAACTGCAGGAACTCCACCGGTTACAACCAAAGTAAACGAGCAGGGAATCTGGACACGCAACACGACCGGTTTCTACTATAATGTGAATCCAACTCGAAAATTAAAATTTGAAGGAAGTGTGTACCACCAATTTGGTCACGACAAAAACGGACGCAGTTTAGACAGTAATCTGGCTT of Flavobacterium marginilacus contains these proteins:
- a CDS encoding alginate export family protein; translation: MQKITRTLQKIKALKNGKNSRSILLGAAILLGSSAANAQLTATGQFRPRTEFRDGYSTLQAKDAETAAFISQRTRLNVGFTGYRFKFFAAIQDVRVWGQDASTINRVTTAENNGVQLHEAWGEIMLNDTISSIQNLSLKIGRQEISYDDQKVIGGLDWLQQARYHDAVVLKYFNKGWTADFGAAFNQNKELLAGTIYNGVPAATSGYTAGTNGLGTNYKSLEYVYLARKFFFGDISFLFLSDNFNKYTNVTAGTPPVTTKVNEQGIWTRNTTGFYYNVNPTRKLKFEGSVYHQFGHDKNGRSLDSNLASITSTLQVGRKLFVGPGIDYLSGNDGTKAVTATSDNNQFDPLYGTPHKFWGYMDYFYASSGFGSQGLLNYFLKAKYNLKDNLTLFADVHCFEAANKLSDGAGGTQTSYLGTELDLKMSYNMTKMINIEAGYSVMQATKSMASAQVKAVANANLTPQWAYVMVNIKPNFLNKK